The following DNA comes from Nothobranchius furzeri strain GRZ-AD chromosome 19, NfurGRZ-RIMD1, whole genome shotgun sequence.
tttttttttactgtgtgggcgtcggaaggagcccccacaccgtgacaaacatcccagctctgaagccgatcttcatccgcgtacgtcacgcgatcaggaagcagaaaatccatgtgttaggagatcgttttgggccgctgctgtaaaaaaaagtgaggcgcgaacctgaaaagcttctgccgatcacaattcaacaacggattatgaaagaataaataaagaacgaataacgctcgaaacgcgcggattcttcctgatgtaagaggtgagtctccgcttagttttggttgttttggtgtcgacatcatcctagcgcgcattgttctgtgactcttaaaaaaaccagtaaaaatggtgagaaacgctggcagcgaatgagttaatttcATTATTTTTGATAGTTTTCTCACAGTTTAGGCTTTTTCAGAGGTCTGACtttaatggtaaatgacctgtctttgatatagcgccttctagagtcctggaaccccccaaggcgctttacaacacaatcagtcattcacccattcttacccactgatggtgatgagctacaatgtagccacagctgctctggggcgcactgacagaggcgaggctgccgagcactggcgccaccggtccctccgaccaccaccagcattgTAATCTCAGAATTTTGACTTTATTCCCAGAAGTCGGAtttaattttcttatttttttccagtggccctaatcctcttccgtagatTTATTATTCTTCACCACTTTACACAAAGTTAGGCAAGTCCACTTCCAGTTTCCTCTTAATCACTAAATCTGCTCCTACAAGATGATTCAGGGTCTTGTTCCAGAGCGTTTTCCTTGAGTGATGGtgtttctcctctctctctctctctctgtgtgtgtgtgtgtgtgtgtgtgtgtgtgttgtttttggCGTTTCTTTGCTCAATTCCCCAGCTGGAGCCAGTACCCGCTGAATACCCCCCCGACACACCTACCTGCCTATTACAACCCTTTGACACTAATGTGGTGGCAGCAGCTCTACGTCAGGCAGTACTACATGCACTAGTAAGGCTCTACAAACCAAACTTTATTGCACCAACACAAAAACGGACCTTTTCAATTTCCGCTCTTCCAGTCAGCTGTTGGCCGCCTCCTCCCAGCACTTCAGACCCGATCAGCCTTCGACTCAGTCCAGTCAGACAGATCCTCAGAGCCGGCAACCTCAGGTGGGTCGCCACGGCAACCCGGAGGTCCAAATGAACGCCCAGGGAGGGGAGATCCTGAATGAGGAGGAGCTGAACAGGGACTGGCTGGACTGGGTGTACACGTTTTCTCGGTTGGCCATCCTACTCAGTATAGTCTACTTCTACTCGTCCTTCAGCCGCTTCGTCATGGTGACGGTGGCCATGCTGCTGCTCTACCTGTGAGTGGTCCACGCGTCCATCTTTACACCAACCagaggtgtttttaaatagtttgTGTCTGCAGACACCAGACCGGCTGGTTTCCCTTCAACCTGGAGAACGACCTGCAGCTTCCAGGAGACCTTCCCAATCAGGAGGATGTGGATGGAGACCAACAGAACCAAGACGCACAAGAAATGGTGAACACCTCTCATCCATGACAGCAAACATGCAATATTACTACctaattaccaacaaacctcaggcTTTGAACTCATATCTTTGATTTTACTTCCCTGTGCAGGACGGAGTGAACGATGACGGctcagatgaagatgatgatgatgatgatggaggagAAAGTGGAGAGGAAGGCGCAGAAGATCCCAACAGCACCCCTAAtgcaggcttcctgtcttccacgTGGTCTTTTATCATAACATTCTTCATGTCGCTCATCCCAGAAGGACCGCAGAACGTCGCTAACTGAGCTCCAGCGGAGCAGCTTTAGTTTTTAAGAAGAAGACCCTTCCTTTTTACCGGTTCTCTGCGTTTTGAGCCAAAACACAAAAAACCAGTCACGTCTAACTGgggaaaaaacataaaaacaaaggtTTCTAAGTGTCCAGTGACCGAAACGTTGCTTTACTGGCTATGTGCTGAGATTTAAAGAGGACAAATGTAACTGCTCTACTACGATTTGACGGCTGTTGGaatagttttgtttttatttaaacaaacttTGGTTGTAGTGGTTAAAATAACATGAGACACTTTATGAAAAGGCCACTTTAGTATAAAGTATTAGCTTCTGTGAATAATGAATCGTTGCACTTATGTTTGAAATCACATGAAGAGTTTGGTCTGAAAGGTTCTGAAAGTGATCGAGGTTTGGGTCGTCTTGAGGAGGTGACTGAGAGGAATTACAGGATAAAATACAGACACGGCGGCATTTAAAGagcagttttttttattgtggagaAATAAAACATGTTCTTGGTAAAATATGCACTGCCAAAATGCAGAGTTCATTTAAGTCTAACAGTACACACCTTAGGTTGTCAGAAATGACTGCGGCCACACTAACATGTCTGTGAAATAAGAATTATATTCATGTTTATTAAAACAACGTC
Coding sequences within:
- the LOC107394553 gene encoding homocysteine-responsive endoplasmic reticulum-resident ubiquitin-like domain member 2 protein; protein product: MDQGVVDNPVILVIRAPNQKYNDQTINCYQNWTVEKLKAHLSDVYPSKPSSKDQRLVYSGKLLLDHFTLKDVLRKQDEYHMLHLVCASRTPPSSPKPPRCRGNKPQESAARPTAPPHSNSQDGPMSSGAGGDGMRQQAGALPYHQMYPQFIQSWSQYPLNTPPTHLPAYYNPLTLMWWQQLYVRQYYMHYQLLAASSQHFRPDQPSTQSSQTDPQSRQPQVGRHGNPEVQMNAQGGEILNEEELNRDWLDWVYTFSRLAILLSIVYFYSSFSRFVMVTVAMLLLYLHQTGWFPFNLENDLQLPGDLPNQEDVDGDQQNQDAQEMDGVNDDGSDEDDDDDDGGESGEEGAEDPNSTPNAGFLSSTWSFIITFFMSLIPEGPQNVAN